Proteins found in one Nymphalis io chromosome 4, ilAglIoxx1.1, whole genome shotgun sequence genomic segment:
- the LOC126781579 gene encoding probable phospholipid-transporting ATPase IA isoform X3 has protein sequence MAWPGGSPDTVELPLHQVISSDTIDGLTLPATTVLDGQQINNEDEATTSGITDGAADEQQNRVIFVNRPQPQKFVNNRISTAKYSVPSFVPLFLFEQFRRYSNCFFLLIALLQQIPDVSPTGRWTTLTPLILILTVSAIKEVVEDFKRHRADDETNRRKVEVLRDGRWQSIRWEKLQVGDICKVLNNQFFPADLVLLASSEPQGISFIETSNLDGETNLKIRQASPDTSCLDTVFALADFRATVQCEPPNRHLYEFNGMLKEANAKTLPLNLEQMLLRGAMLRNTAWVHALVVYTGHETKLMKNSTKAPLKRSSIDRQTNTHILMLFMILLVLSLLSAGCNELWLRLRMNTDWYTGLDEAQNAHFGFNFLTFLILYNNLIPISLQVTAEIVRFFQAKFIAMDGEMYHEQTDTPALARTSNLNEELGMVRYVFSDKTGTLTCNVMEFRKCSIAEVIYNKPSPNERLEDTLLYQNLDSGHPSAPVITEFLTMLAVCHTVIPEPIDGVINYHAASPDERALVSGAAAWGWTFETRTPAAVTVRARGRSLTFAVLHVLAFTSARKRMSVLVRTPSGEIKLYCKGADSVIYPRLAGGPRAAPYAEATLAHLEHFAAEGLRTLVYAVADVPERVYEDWSNMYHKASIAIHDREQKIEEAALLIENNLRLLGATAIEDKLQDGVPESIAALLKANIHVWVLTGDKQETAINVAHSARLLHAAMPLLLLNEESLDATRESLSRHLTDFGENLRKENEVALVIDGQTLKYAMGCDLKKDFIDLCVSCKVVVCCRVSPIQKAEVVEMVSRATGAVTLAIGDGANDVAMIQRASVGVGISGVEGLQAVCASDYSIAQFRFLVRLLLVHGAWNYSRISKLILYSFYKNICLYVIELWFAIYSAWSGQILFERWTIGFYNVIFTALPPFAIGLFDKICSPEIMLRHPVLYIPSQQGLLFNVRVFWVWAVNALLHSILLFWLPVLLTSHHVLWPSGKDGGYLVLGNFVYTFVVATVCLKAGLATHSWTWVTHVSIWGSLALWFLFILVYSNLYPVVVIGAVMRGMDRMVFSSLVFWFGLLLVPVATLLPDLIITVVHNSAFKTMTEAVRESEIKKRDPAALLAHPRHSWTYLIWYMRGITAFKSAADARLAVARLAQSSRRPRGCCRTCAACSDAAPPRAPPLSSSCRMGLRSHKRRARACRRQTSSARTTQVGRGRAPKLTDAPHSRRVQDVLQDRRNDVQSKNKYFRHILMNFKYTFF, from the exons ATGAGGATGAGGCAACAACGTCGGGCATTACCGATGGCGCGGCGGATGAGCAACAGAATCGAGTCATCTTCGTCAACCGCCCGCAGCCACAGAAGTTTGTTAACAACAGGATATCAACTGCAAAGTATAG CGTGCCGTCGTTCGTTCCCCTGTTCCTGTTCGAACAGTTCCGCCGCTACTCCAACTGCTTCTTCCTGCTGATCGCGCTCTTGCAGCAGATCCCAGACGTTTCGCCCACCGGCCGCTGGACCACGCTCACGCCGCTCATCCTTATACTTACTGTTAGCGCCATTAAGGAAGTCGTCGAGGATTTT AAACGTCATCGAGCAGATGACGAGACAAACCGACGGAAAGTGGAAGTGCTTAGGGATGGAAGATGGCAAAGCATCAGATGGGAAAAACTTCAAGTCGGCGACATATGCAAAGTTCTCAACAATCAGTTTTTTCCGGCCGACCTTGTGTTATTGGCCTCTAG CGAACCCCAAGGCATATCTTTCATCGAAACATCGAACTTGGACGGCGAAACTAACCTCAAGATACGTCAAGCTAGTCCAGATACATCTTGCTTGGATACGGTCTTTGCACTTGCTGACTTCAGAGCGACGGTGCAGTGTGAGCCGCCCAACAGACATCTTTATGAGTTTAATGGGATGCTTAAGGAGGCTAATGCTAA GACGTTGCCGCTGAACCTGGAGCAGATGTTGTTGCGCGGCGCCATGCTGCGCAACACGGCCTGGGTGCACGCGCTCGTCGTCTACACGGGCCACGAGACCAAGCTCATGAAGAACTCCACCAAGG CTCCGCTGAAGCGGTCGTCGATCGACCGTCAGACGAACACGCACATTTTGATGCTGTTCATGATCCTGCTGGTGCTGTCGTTGCTGAGCGCCGGCTGTAATGAACTGTGGCTGCGCTTGCGCATGAATACGGACTGGTACACCGGCCTCGACG AGGCACAGAATGCACATTTCGGATTCAACTTTTTAACCTTTTTGATATTATACAACAATCTTATACCTATATCCTTACAAGTTACTGCTGAAATTGTGAGATTTTTTCAA GCAAAATTCATAGCAATGGATGGCGAGATGTACCACGAACAGACGGACACGCCGGCACTGGCGCGGACCTCCAACCTTAACGAGGAGCTGGGCATGGTGCGATACGTGTTCAGCGACAAGACCGGCACGCTCACCTGCAACGTCATGGAGTTTCGCAAATGCTCCATCGCCGAG GTGATCTACAACAAACCGAGTCCAAACGAGCGTCTCGAGGACACGCTGCTGTACCAGAACCTCGACAGCGGCCATCCCAGCGCGCCCGTCATCACCGAGTTTCTCACCATGCTGGCCGTCTGCCACACCGTCATACCCGAGCCGATCGACGGCGTAATCAACTACCACGCAGCGTCGCCCG ACGAGCGCGCGCTGGTGAGCGGCGCGGCGGCGTGGGGCTGGACGTTCGAGACGCGCACGCCGGCCGCCGTGACGGTGCGCGCGCGCGGCCGCTCGCTCACGTTCGCCGTGCTGCACGTGCTCGCCTTCACGTCGGCGCGCAAGCGCATGTCCGTGCTCGTGCGCACGCCCTCGGGCGAGATCAAGCTGTACTGCAAGGGCGCCGACTCCGTCATCTACCCGCGCCTGGCGGGCGGCCCGCGCGCCGCGCCCTACGCGGAGGCCACGCTGGCGCACCTCGAGCACTTCGCGGCCGAGGGGCTGCGCACGCTGGTCTACGCCGTGGCCGACGTGCCCGAGCGCGTCTATGAG GACTGGTCGAATATGTATCACAAGGCGAGCATAGCGATACACGATCGAGAGCAGAAAATCGAAGAGGCTGCGCTCCTCATCGAGAACAACCTCCGGCTGCTCGGCGCCACCGCCATCGAGGACAAACTGCAG GACGGCGTCCCGGAGTCGATCGCGGCGCTGCTGAAGGCCAACATCCACGTGTGGGTGCTGACGGGCGACAAGCAGGAGACGGCCATCAACGTGGCGCACTCGGCGCGCCTGCTGCACGCCGCCATGCCGCTGCTGCTGCTCAACGAGGAGAGCCTTGAC GCAACGCGAGAGAGTCTGTCGCGTCACCTGACAGACTTCGGCGAAAACCTACGTAAGGAAAACGAAGTGGCACTCGTCATCGACGGCCAGACGCTCAAGTACGCGATGGGCTGCGACTTGAAGAAAGACTTCATCGACCTCTGCGTGTCCTGTAAAGTAGTCGTGTGCTGTAGAGTGTCGCCCATACAAAAGGCAGAG GTCGTAGAGATGGTGTCGCGGGCGACGGGTGCCGTGACGCTGGCGATCGGCGACGGCGCGAACGACGTGGCCATGATCCAGCGCGCCTCCGTCGGCGTCGGCATCTCCGGCGTCGAGGGGCTGCAGGCCGTCTGCGCCTCCGACTACAGCATCGCACAG TTCCGGTTTCTGGTGCGGCTGCTGTTGGTACATGGAGCCTGGAACTACTCGCGTATCAGCAAACTCATTCTGTACTCATTTTACAAGAATATTTGTCTCTACGTCATCGAGCTGTGGTTCGCTATCTATTCAGCTTG GTCTGGTCAGATTCTGTTCGAGAGGTGGACAATCGGGTTCTACAACGTGATATTCACGGCGCTACCTCCCTTCGCCATAGGACTGTTTGACAAGATCTGCTCGCCTGAAATCATGCTTAGG CACCCGGTGCTGTACATCCCATCGCAGCAAGGCCTGCTGTTCAACGTGCGCGTGTTCTGGGTGTGGGCGGTGAACGCGCTGCTACACTCAATACTGCTGTTCTGGTTGCCGGTACTGCTCACGAGCCACCACGTGCTGTGGCCCAGCGGCAAAGACGGCGGGTATCTCGTGCTGGGCAACTTCGTTTACACC TTCGTGGTAGCGACAGTGTGCCTGAAGGCGGGGCTGGCGACGCACTCGTGGACGTGGGTCACGCACGTCTCCATCTGGGGCTCGCTGGCTCTCTGGTTCCTCTTCATACTAGTATACAG CAACCTGTACCCGGTGGTGGTGATCGGCGCAGTTATGCGTGGTATGGACCGCATGGTGTTCAGCTCGCTCGTCTTCTGGTTCGGCTTGCTGCTGGTGCCCGTCGCCACTCTGCTGCCCGACCTGATCATCACCGT CGTGCATAACTCGGCGTTCAAGACGATGACGGAGGCGGTGCGGGAGAGCGAGATCAAGAAGCGAGATCCCGCCGCGCTACTCGCGCACCCGCGACACTC ttGGACTTACCTCATTTGGTATATGAGAGGAATTACAGCCTTTAAAAG CGCGGCGGACGCCCGGCTCGCCGTGGCCAGGCTGGCGCAGT CCTCACGGAGACCGCGCGGCTGCTGCAGAACGTGCGCAGCGTGTTCGGACGCCGctccgccgcgcgcgccgccacTGAGCTCGAGCTGTCGC ATGGGTTTGCGTTCTCACAAGAGGAGGGCGCGAGCGTGTCGCAGGCAGACGTCATCCGCGCGTACGACACAAGTCGGCCGCGGCCGCGCTCCTAAGCTGACCGACGCTCCCCACAGCCGCAGAGTGCAAGATGTACTTCAAGATCGTCGTAATGACgtacaaagtaaaaataaatattttcgtcacattttaatgaattttaaatatacatttttttaa
- the LOC126781579 gene encoding probable phospholipid-transporting ATPase IA isoform X5 — protein MWTTFRAILAKFRPLDEDEATTSGITDGAADEQQNRVIFVNRPQPQKFVNNRISTAKYSVPSFVPLFLFEQFRRYSNCFFLLIALLQQIPDVSPTGRWTTLTPLILILTVSAIKEVVEDFKRHRADDETNRRKVEVLRDGRWQSIRWEKLQVGDICKVLNNQFFPADLVLLASSEPQGISFIETSNLDGETNLKIRQASPDTSCLDTVFALADFRATVQCEPPNRHLYEFNGMLKEANAKTLPLNLEQMLLRGAMLRNTAWVHALVVYTGHETKLMKNSTKAPLKRSSIDRQTNTHILMLFMILLVLSLLSAGCNELWLRLRMNTDWYTGLDEAQNAHFGFNFLTFLILYNNLIPISLQVTAEIVRFFQAKFIAMDGEMYHEQTDTPALARTSNLNEELGMVRYVFSDKTGTLTCNVMEFRKCSIAEVIYNKPSPNERLEDTLLYQNLDSGHPSAPVITEFLTMLAVCHTVIPEPIDGVINYHAASPDERALVSGAAAWGWTFETRTPAAVTVRARGRSLTFAVLHVLAFTSARKRMSVLVRTPSGEIKLYCKGADSVIYPRLAGGPRAAPYAEATLAHLEHFAAEGLRTLVYAVADVPERVYEDWSNMYHKASIAIHDREQKIEEAALLIENNLRLLGATAIEDKLQDGVPESIAALLKANIHVWVLTGDKQETAINVAHSARLLHAAMPLLLLNEESLDATRESLSRHLTDFGENLRKENEVALVIDGQTLKYAMGCDLKKDFIDLCVSCKVVVCCRVSPIQKAEVVEMVSRATGAVTLAIGDGANDVAMIQRASVGVGISGVEGLQAVCASDYSIAQFRFLVRLLLVHGAWNYSRISKLILYSFYKNICLYVIELWFAIYSAWSGQILFERWTIGFYNVIFTALPPFAIGLFDKICSPEIMLRHPVLYIPSQQGLLFNVRVFWVWAVNALLHSILLFWLPVLLTSHHVLWPSGKDGGYLVLGNFVYTFVVATVCLKAGLATHSWTWVTHVSIWGSLALWFLFILVYSNLYPVVVIGAVMRGMDRMVFSSLVFWFGLLLVPVATLLPDLIITVVHNSAFKTMTEAVRESEIKKRDPAALLAHPRHSWTYLIWYMRGITAFKSAADARLAVARLAQSSRRPRGCCRTCAACSDAAPPRAPPLSSSCRMGLRSHKRRARACRRQTSSARTTQVGRGRAPKLTDAPHSRRVQDVLQDRRNDVQSKNKYFRHILMNFKYTFF, from the exons ATGAGGATGAGGCAACAACGTCGGGCATTACCGATGGCGCGGCGGATGAGCAACAGAATCGAGTCATCTTCGTCAACCGCCCGCAGCCACAGAAGTTTGTTAACAACAGGATATCAACTGCAAAGTATAG CGTGCCGTCGTTCGTTCCCCTGTTCCTGTTCGAACAGTTCCGCCGCTACTCCAACTGCTTCTTCCTGCTGATCGCGCTCTTGCAGCAGATCCCAGACGTTTCGCCCACCGGCCGCTGGACCACGCTCACGCCGCTCATCCTTATACTTACTGTTAGCGCCATTAAGGAAGTCGTCGAGGATTTT AAACGTCATCGAGCAGATGACGAGACAAACCGACGGAAAGTGGAAGTGCTTAGGGATGGAAGATGGCAAAGCATCAGATGGGAAAAACTTCAAGTCGGCGACATATGCAAAGTTCTCAACAATCAGTTTTTTCCGGCCGACCTTGTGTTATTGGCCTCTAG CGAACCCCAAGGCATATCTTTCATCGAAACATCGAACTTGGACGGCGAAACTAACCTCAAGATACGTCAAGCTAGTCCAGATACATCTTGCTTGGATACGGTCTTTGCACTTGCTGACTTCAGAGCGACGGTGCAGTGTGAGCCGCCCAACAGACATCTTTATGAGTTTAATGGGATGCTTAAGGAGGCTAATGCTAA GACGTTGCCGCTGAACCTGGAGCAGATGTTGTTGCGCGGCGCCATGCTGCGCAACACGGCCTGGGTGCACGCGCTCGTCGTCTACACGGGCCACGAGACCAAGCTCATGAAGAACTCCACCAAGG CTCCGCTGAAGCGGTCGTCGATCGACCGTCAGACGAACACGCACATTTTGATGCTGTTCATGATCCTGCTGGTGCTGTCGTTGCTGAGCGCCGGCTGTAATGAACTGTGGCTGCGCTTGCGCATGAATACGGACTGGTACACCGGCCTCGACG AGGCACAGAATGCACATTTCGGATTCAACTTTTTAACCTTTTTGATATTATACAACAATCTTATACCTATATCCTTACAAGTTACTGCTGAAATTGTGAGATTTTTTCAA GCAAAATTCATAGCAATGGATGGCGAGATGTACCACGAACAGACGGACACGCCGGCACTGGCGCGGACCTCCAACCTTAACGAGGAGCTGGGCATGGTGCGATACGTGTTCAGCGACAAGACCGGCACGCTCACCTGCAACGTCATGGAGTTTCGCAAATGCTCCATCGCCGAG GTGATCTACAACAAACCGAGTCCAAACGAGCGTCTCGAGGACACGCTGCTGTACCAGAACCTCGACAGCGGCCATCCCAGCGCGCCCGTCATCACCGAGTTTCTCACCATGCTGGCCGTCTGCCACACCGTCATACCCGAGCCGATCGACGGCGTAATCAACTACCACGCAGCGTCGCCCG ACGAGCGCGCGCTGGTGAGCGGCGCGGCGGCGTGGGGCTGGACGTTCGAGACGCGCACGCCGGCCGCCGTGACGGTGCGCGCGCGCGGCCGCTCGCTCACGTTCGCCGTGCTGCACGTGCTCGCCTTCACGTCGGCGCGCAAGCGCATGTCCGTGCTCGTGCGCACGCCCTCGGGCGAGATCAAGCTGTACTGCAAGGGCGCCGACTCCGTCATCTACCCGCGCCTGGCGGGCGGCCCGCGCGCCGCGCCCTACGCGGAGGCCACGCTGGCGCACCTCGAGCACTTCGCGGCCGAGGGGCTGCGCACGCTGGTCTACGCCGTGGCCGACGTGCCCGAGCGCGTCTATGAG GACTGGTCGAATATGTATCACAAGGCGAGCATAGCGATACACGATCGAGAGCAGAAAATCGAAGAGGCTGCGCTCCTCATCGAGAACAACCTCCGGCTGCTCGGCGCCACCGCCATCGAGGACAAACTGCAG GACGGCGTCCCGGAGTCGATCGCGGCGCTGCTGAAGGCCAACATCCACGTGTGGGTGCTGACGGGCGACAAGCAGGAGACGGCCATCAACGTGGCGCACTCGGCGCGCCTGCTGCACGCCGCCATGCCGCTGCTGCTGCTCAACGAGGAGAGCCTTGAC GCAACGCGAGAGAGTCTGTCGCGTCACCTGACAGACTTCGGCGAAAACCTACGTAAGGAAAACGAAGTGGCACTCGTCATCGACGGCCAGACGCTCAAGTACGCGATGGGCTGCGACTTGAAGAAAGACTTCATCGACCTCTGCGTGTCCTGTAAAGTAGTCGTGTGCTGTAGAGTGTCGCCCATACAAAAGGCAGAG GTCGTAGAGATGGTGTCGCGGGCGACGGGTGCCGTGACGCTGGCGATCGGCGACGGCGCGAACGACGTGGCCATGATCCAGCGCGCCTCCGTCGGCGTCGGCATCTCCGGCGTCGAGGGGCTGCAGGCCGTCTGCGCCTCCGACTACAGCATCGCACAG TTCCGGTTTCTGGTGCGGCTGCTGTTGGTACATGGAGCCTGGAACTACTCGCGTATCAGCAAACTCATTCTGTACTCATTTTACAAGAATATTTGTCTCTACGTCATCGAGCTGTGGTTCGCTATCTATTCAGCTTG GTCTGGTCAGATTCTGTTCGAGAGGTGGACAATCGGGTTCTACAACGTGATATTCACGGCGCTACCTCCCTTCGCCATAGGACTGTTTGACAAGATCTGCTCGCCTGAAATCATGCTTAGG CACCCGGTGCTGTACATCCCATCGCAGCAAGGCCTGCTGTTCAACGTGCGCGTGTTCTGGGTGTGGGCGGTGAACGCGCTGCTACACTCAATACTGCTGTTCTGGTTGCCGGTACTGCTCACGAGCCACCACGTGCTGTGGCCCAGCGGCAAAGACGGCGGGTATCTCGTGCTGGGCAACTTCGTTTACACC TTCGTGGTAGCGACAGTGTGCCTGAAGGCGGGGCTGGCGACGCACTCGTGGACGTGGGTCACGCACGTCTCCATCTGGGGCTCGCTGGCTCTCTGGTTCCTCTTCATACTAGTATACAG CAACCTGTACCCGGTGGTGGTGATCGGCGCAGTTATGCGTGGTATGGACCGCATGGTGTTCAGCTCGCTCGTCTTCTGGTTCGGCTTGCTGCTGGTGCCCGTCGCCACTCTGCTGCCCGACCTGATCATCACCGT CGTGCATAACTCGGCGTTCAAGACGATGACGGAGGCGGTGCGGGAGAGCGAGATCAAGAAGCGAGATCCCGCCGCGCTACTCGCGCACCCGCGACACTC ttGGACTTACCTCATTTGGTATATGAGAGGAATTACAGCCTTTAAAAG CGCGGCGGACGCCCGGCTCGCCGTGGCCAGGCTGGCGCAGT CCTCACGGAGACCGCGCGGCTGCTGCAGAACGTGCGCAGCGTGTTCGGACGCCGctccgccgcgcgcgccgccacTGAGCTCGAGCTGTCGC ATGGGTTTGCGTTCTCACAAGAGGAGGGCGCGAGCGTGTCGCAGGCAGACGTCATCCGCGCGTACGACACAAGTCGGCCGCGGCCGCGCTCCTAAGCTGACCGACGCTCCCCACAGCCGCAGAGTGCAAGATGTACTTCAAGATCGTCGTAATGACgtacaaagtaaaaataaatattttcgtcacattttaatgaattttaaatatacatttttttaa
- the LOC126781579 gene encoding probable phospholipid-transporting ATPase IA isoform X2, with protein sequence MIPLRDMQSRNGYEDLGRYDGDRDRKPVYRLVYVYCRRLFQYLWRLFQLYTRPWDLMDEDEATTSGITDGAADEQQNRVIFVNRPQPQKFVNNRISTAKYSVPSFVPLFLFEQFRRYSNCFFLLIALLQQIPDVSPTGRWTTLTPLILILTVSAIKEVVEDFKRHRADDETNRRKVEVLRDGRWQSIRWEKLQVGDICKVLNNQFFPADLVLLASSEPQGISFIETSNLDGETNLKIRQASPDTSCLDTVFALADFRATVQCEPPNRHLYEFNGMLKEANAKTLPLNLEQMLLRGAMLRNTAWVHALVVYTGHETKLMKNSTKAPLKRSSIDRQTNTHILMLFMILLVLSLLSAGCNELWLRLRMNTDWYTGLDEAQNAHFGFNFLTFLILYNNLIPISLQVTAEIVRFFQAKFIAMDGEMYHEQTDTPALARTSNLNEELGMVRYVFSDKTGTLTCNVMEFRKCSIAEVIYNKPSPNERLEDTLLYQNLDSGHPSAPVITEFLTMLAVCHTVIPEPIDGVINYHAASPDERALVSGAAAWGWTFETRTPAAVTVRARGRSLTFAVLHVLAFTSARKRMSVLVRTPSGEIKLYCKGADSVIYPRLAGGPRAAPYAEATLAHLEHFAAEGLRTLVYAVADVPERVYEDWSNMYHKASIAIHDREQKIEEAALLIENNLRLLGATAIEDKLQDGVPESIAALLKANIHVWVLTGDKQETAINVAHSARLLHAAMPLLLLNEESLDATRESLSRHLTDFGENLRKENEVALVIDGQTLKYAMGCDLKKDFIDLCVSCKVVVCCRVSPIQKAEVVEMVSRATGAVTLAIGDGANDVAMIQRASVGVGISGVEGLQAVCASDYSIAQFRFLVRLLLVHGAWNYSRISKLILYSFYKNICLYVIELWFAIYSAWSGQILFERWTIGFYNVIFTALPPFAIGLFDKICSPEIMLRHPVLYIPSQQGLLFNVRVFWVWAVNALLHSILLFWLPVLLTSHHVLWPSGKDGGYLVLGNFVYTFVVATVCLKAGLATHSWTWVTHVSIWGSLALWFLFILVYSNLYPVVVIGAVMRGMDRMVFSSLVFWFGLLLVPVATLLPDLIITVVHNSAFKTMTEAVRESEIKKRDPAALLAHPRHSAADARLAVARLAQSSRRPRGCCRTCAACSDAAPPRAPPLSSSCRMGLRSHKRRARACRRQTSSARTTQVGRGRAPKLTDAPHSRRVQDVLQDRRNDVQSKNKYFRHILMNFKYTFF encoded by the exons ATGAGGATGAGGCAACAACGTCGGGCATTACCGATGGCGCGGCGGATGAGCAACAGAATCGAGTCATCTTCGTCAACCGCCCGCAGCCACAGAAGTTTGTTAACAACAGGATATCAACTGCAAAGTATAG CGTGCCGTCGTTCGTTCCCCTGTTCCTGTTCGAACAGTTCCGCCGCTACTCCAACTGCTTCTTCCTGCTGATCGCGCTCTTGCAGCAGATCCCAGACGTTTCGCCCACCGGCCGCTGGACCACGCTCACGCCGCTCATCCTTATACTTACTGTTAGCGCCATTAAGGAAGTCGTCGAGGATTTT AAACGTCATCGAGCAGATGACGAGACAAACCGACGGAAAGTGGAAGTGCTTAGGGATGGAAGATGGCAAAGCATCAGATGGGAAAAACTTCAAGTCGGCGACATATGCAAAGTTCTCAACAATCAGTTTTTTCCGGCCGACCTTGTGTTATTGGCCTCTAG CGAACCCCAAGGCATATCTTTCATCGAAACATCGAACTTGGACGGCGAAACTAACCTCAAGATACGTCAAGCTAGTCCAGATACATCTTGCTTGGATACGGTCTTTGCACTTGCTGACTTCAGAGCGACGGTGCAGTGTGAGCCGCCCAACAGACATCTTTATGAGTTTAATGGGATGCTTAAGGAGGCTAATGCTAA GACGTTGCCGCTGAACCTGGAGCAGATGTTGTTGCGCGGCGCCATGCTGCGCAACACGGCCTGGGTGCACGCGCTCGTCGTCTACACGGGCCACGAGACCAAGCTCATGAAGAACTCCACCAAGG CTCCGCTGAAGCGGTCGTCGATCGACCGTCAGACGAACACGCACATTTTGATGCTGTTCATGATCCTGCTGGTGCTGTCGTTGCTGAGCGCCGGCTGTAATGAACTGTGGCTGCGCTTGCGCATGAATACGGACTGGTACACCGGCCTCGACG AGGCACAGAATGCACATTTCGGATTCAACTTTTTAACCTTTTTGATATTATACAACAATCTTATACCTATATCCTTACAAGTTACTGCTGAAATTGTGAGATTTTTTCAA GCAAAATTCATAGCAATGGATGGCGAGATGTACCACGAACAGACGGACACGCCGGCACTGGCGCGGACCTCCAACCTTAACGAGGAGCTGGGCATGGTGCGATACGTGTTCAGCGACAAGACCGGCACGCTCACCTGCAACGTCATGGAGTTTCGCAAATGCTCCATCGCCGAG GTGATCTACAACAAACCGAGTCCAAACGAGCGTCTCGAGGACACGCTGCTGTACCAGAACCTCGACAGCGGCCATCCCAGCGCGCCCGTCATCACCGAGTTTCTCACCATGCTGGCCGTCTGCCACACCGTCATACCCGAGCCGATCGACGGCGTAATCAACTACCACGCAGCGTCGCCCG ACGAGCGCGCGCTGGTGAGCGGCGCGGCGGCGTGGGGCTGGACGTTCGAGACGCGCACGCCGGCCGCCGTGACGGTGCGCGCGCGCGGCCGCTCGCTCACGTTCGCCGTGCTGCACGTGCTCGCCTTCACGTCGGCGCGCAAGCGCATGTCCGTGCTCGTGCGCACGCCCTCGGGCGAGATCAAGCTGTACTGCAAGGGCGCCGACTCCGTCATCTACCCGCGCCTGGCGGGCGGCCCGCGCGCCGCGCCCTACGCGGAGGCCACGCTGGCGCACCTCGAGCACTTCGCGGCCGAGGGGCTGCGCACGCTGGTCTACGCCGTGGCCGACGTGCCCGAGCGCGTCTATGAG GACTGGTCGAATATGTATCACAAGGCGAGCATAGCGATACACGATCGAGAGCAGAAAATCGAAGAGGCTGCGCTCCTCATCGAGAACAACCTCCGGCTGCTCGGCGCCACCGCCATCGAGGACAAACTGCAG GACGGCGTCCCGGAGTCGATCGCGGCGCTGCTGAAGGCCAACATCCACGTGTGGGTGCTGACGGGCGACAAGCAGGAGACGGCCATCAACGTGGCGCACTCGGCGCGCCTGCTGCACGCCGCCATGCCGCTGCTGCTGCTCAACGAGGAGAGCCTTGAC GCAACGCGAGAGAGTCTGTCGCGTCACCTGACAGACTTCGGCGAAAACCTACGTAAGGAAAACGAAGTGGCACTCGTCATCGACGGCCAGACGCTCAAGTACGCGATGGGCTGCGACTTGAAGAAAGACTTCATCGACCTCTGCGTGTCCTGTAAAGTAGTCGTGTGCTGTAGAGTGTCGCCCATACAAAAGGCAGAG GTCGTAGAGATGGTGTCGCGGGCGACGGGTGCCGTGACGCTGGCGATCGGCGACGGCGCGAACGACGTGGCCATGATCCAGCGCGCCTCCGTCGGCGTCGGCATCTCCGGCGTCGAGGGGCTGCAGGCCGTCTGCGCCTCCGACTACAGCATCGCACAG TTCCGGTTTCTGGTGCGGCTGCTGTTGGTACATGGAGCCTGGAACTACTCGCGTATCAGCAAACTCATTCTGTACTCATTTTACAAGAATATTTGTCTCTACGTCATCGAGCTGTGGTTCGCTATCTATTCAGCTTG GTCTGGTCAGATTCTGTTCGAGAGGTGGACAATCGGGTTCTACAACGTGATATTCACGGCGCTACCTCCCTTCGCCATAGGACTGTTTGACAAGATCTGCTCGCCTGAAATCATGCTTAGG CACCCGGTGCTGTACATCCCATCGCAGCAAGGCCTGCTGTTCAACGTGCGCGTGTTCTGGGTGTGGGCGGTGAACGCGCTGCTACACTCAATACTGCTGTTCTGGTTGCCGGTACTGCTCACGAGCCACCACGTGCTGTGGCCCAGCGGCAAAGACGGCGGGTATCTCGTGCTGGGCAACTTCGTTTACACC TTCGTGGTAGCGACAGTGTGCCTGAAGGCGGGGCTGGCGACGCACTCGTGGACGTGGGTCACGCACGTCTCCATCTGGGGCTCGCTGGCTCTCTGGTTCCTCTTCATACTAGTATACAG CAACCTGTACCCGGTGGTGGTGATCGGCGCAGTTATGCGTGGTATGGACCGCATGGTGTTCAGCTCGCTCGTCTTCTGGTTCGGCTTGCTGCTGGTGCCCGTCGCCACTCTGCTGCCCGACCTGATCATCACCGT CGTGCATAACTCGGCGTTCAAGACGATGACGGAGGCGGTGCGGGAGAGCGAGATCAAGAAGCGAGATCCCGCCGCGCTACTCGCGCACCCGCGACACTC CGCGGCGGACGCCCGGCTCGCCGTGGCCAGGCTGGCGCAGT CCTCACGGAGACCGCGCGGCTGCTGCAGAACGTGCGCAGCGTGTTCGGACGCCGctccgccgcgcgcgccgccacTGAGCTCGAGCTGTCGC ATGGGTTTGCGTTCTCACAAGAGGAGGGCGCGAGCGTGTCGCAGGCAGACGTCATCCGCGCGTACGACACAAGTCGGCCGCGGCCGCGCTCCTAAGCTGACCGACGCTCCCCACAGCCGCAGAGTGCAAGATGTACTTCAAGATCGTCGTAATGACgtacaaagtaaaaataaatattttcgtcacattttaatgaattttaaatatacatttttttaa